GGAGTTCCCGCAGTTCCCTCCGCACGCCGCGCAGTTCGTGCACCAGGTCGGCCACTTCGCGCCGCGCGTCCATCAGGCCGCCGTAGCGGTCCAGGAAGTTGATGTGCTCCTGCACCCGCAGCAGGCTCAGGTGGTCGCCCTGGCCGTGAATGTCTATCAGGCGCTCGCCCACCATCTGGAACTGGCGCAACGTTACGGCGCGGCCGTTGATACGGCAGATATTACGGCCCTCGCGCCGCACCTCCCGCGAGAGGATGAGCGTCTCGCCTTCGCTTTCCAGCCCGCCTTCGGCCAGGATGGGGGCGATTTCGGCCTGGGCGGCCGCATCCAGGGTGAACGTCCCTTCCACCAGCGCGAAGTCGGCCTCAGCGCGGACGACCTCGGTATCGGCGCGCCCGCCGAGGAGAAGCGCCACCGCGTCCACGATGATGGACTTGCCCGCGCCCGTCTCGCCCGTGAGGATATGCAGGCCCGCGCCCAGGCGAAGGGTGAGTTCATCTATAATCGCGAAATTGCGGATGTGGAGTTCAGACAGCAACCCCGCCCTCCCCGCTCATGCCGTATCATCGCAGTCGGGCGATGGCCGCGCCCACGCCCAGCACCAGGTATAGCCCCACGGCCAGCAACTCATAGGGCGACAGAAGCGCCCGAAAGTCCCGCGCCAGCAGCGCGATGCTGACCAACGGCAGCAACGCCCCGATGACCATTGCCGCGCCCGTTACTGCCCACAGTTGGCGTCCCCGCCGGCGGCGCACCGCCCGAAAGATGATTTCGCCCAGCAACCCGCCCGCGGCAGGGCCGATGAAGAGCATGAAGAACCAGCCCACCAGCGAAGCCAGCAAACCTACCCCCGCGGAAAAGATCAGCGCCACGACCGCGGCGACAACATAGTCGGTCCAAACCGCGTTGTAGAATACGGCGCTCTGGGCGCGGACGCAGTCGGGACACCGAAACCCCACGGGCGTCTGGATGGCGCAGCGTGGGCAGATGGGCGTGCCGCACCGATTGCAGCGCAGCGTGGTTTCCACGTCGGGGTGGCGCGCGCAATGCAGAATCTCCTCGGTTTCGGCGACGGCGCTCTCGGGTGCGGGGGCCAGCCTGGACGGGGGCTTGTACGCCTCGGGCACCTGTCCCCGGGCGATCAACTCGGCTTCGTGGCGCCGCACCCAGGCCAGGGCCGCTTTCACCTCCTCGTTGGCAGGGTCCAACGCAGCGGCGCGCTCCAGGCAGCGGCGCTTCTCGCCCATGTCGTGCGTTACGCCGCTGAGTTCCAACCACACGTCGGCACGGTCGGGCGCGATCTCGGAAGCGCGGCGGAACAACGACTCCGCCACCGCATCCTCGCCCGCGCGGTGCGCCGCCCGTCCCTGCTGCAACAGTTCCCGAACCTCGTCCGCGGTCATTCTCCCGTCTCTTCGCCGTGGTTGATGGTGAGCCGCTTCATCAGGCTGCGATAGAAATACGTGCGCTCGCGGGTGCGGATGAAACGGGCCACGTGCGCGCTCGCCGTTACGCGGACGTTGTCGCCGTCCATGACCGCCACCTCAAACTGCCCGTCCACGGTGAGCATGGCCCTGTGGTCCGTGGAGACCTCAATGCGCACCGAAGCCCCCTGCGACAGGACGATGGCGCGATCCAGGCTCAAGTGCGGGGCGATGGGAATCACCAGGATGTTCTTGAGTTCGGGCGGGAGGATGGGGCCGCCCACCGCCAGCGCGTAGGCCGTAGAACCCGTGGGCGTGGCCACGATGATGCCGTCGGCCGCGTAGGTGGTCATGTACCCGCCGTCAATGTACGTGGCCAGGCGCACGATGCGGGCCAGCGCCCCCCGACTGACGACGACTTCGTTCAGGGCCTCGTAGGAGTTCAGGTGGTTGTCGCCCCGCAGCACCTCGGCGTGGAGCATCATCCGCTCCTCTATCCAGAAGTTGCCCTCCAGGATCGCGGGAAGCCGCTCGCGCCAGACGGCAGGCTCAAACTCGGAGAGGAAACCCAGGCGGCCCACCTTCATCGCCAGGATGGGCACGCCCATGCGCGCAGCCATACGCGCCGCCCGCAGGACGGTGCCATCGCCGCCCAGCGTGAGCAGCAAGTCCAGGTCGCAGACGCGGCTCTTCACCTCGTCCTCGTCCCAGGCCGAACACAGCCAGGGCGACAGGCCCCGCTCGCGCAGGAACGCCGCGATCTCCTCACCCAGGGGCAGCGAAGCGGGCAGTTTTGGGTGAAAGAGAATGCCTATGCGCTTGAAGGCAACCTTCTCATTGGCCACGTGCGCGGTCTCGCATTCCTCTCGGATTCACAGGGTCATTATAGCCAAAGGCGGCGCGGGCGCAAGGGACGGGCGCAAACGATAGTGTATACATTTCGGTGGAGACTTACCAGACCGATGAGCGGCAGCATGAAACGCATAGAGCGTAGGGCGGGTTTCCATACCTGCCCCCTCTGCCTTCGGCGGCTATGGAAAGCCGCCCTACGTGTCTCGGCATTGCGCCGCCCACCCATGGCGAGCACGGGATCGGTTTCCATGCCTGGCCCCAACATCTGTGGTCTGCGTTACGCAATTCTTACCGAAAAAGACACTCTACCGCGAAAACGATTCGGTTCTACTTCCCGTTGGCGAGTCCATGCGGCCAGATACCATCGTCCGCCACTGCGGGCGAAGCGGGCACGGGCGCATCGCCCCCCAGCCTTCGGCTTCCCCCTCGCCGCACGCGGAGAGGGGGGACCGAGGGGGTGAGGTCGGTGGGCGCATGACCGCGCGGGGCTAAC
The sequence above is drawn from the Chloroflexota bacterium genome and encodes:
- a CDS encoding B-box zinc finger protein, which translates into the protein MGEKRRCLERAAALDPANEEVKAALAWVRRHEAELIARGQVPEAYKPPSRLAPAPESAVAETEEILHCARHPDVETTLRCNRCGTPICPRCAIQTPVGFRCPDCVRAQSAVFYNAVWTDYVVAAVVALIFSAGVGLLASLVGWFFMLFIGPAAGGLLGEIIFRAVRRRRGRQLWAVTGAAMVIGALLPLVSIALLARDFRALLSPYELLAVGLYLVLGVGAAIARLR
- a CDS encoding NAD(+)/NADH kinase, with the protein product MANEKVAFKRIGILFHPKLPASLPLGEEIAAFLRERGLSPWLCSAWDEDEVKSRVCDLDLLLTLGGDGTVLRAARMAARMGVPILAMKVGRLGFLSEFEPAVWRERLPAILEGNFWIEERMMLHAEVLRGDNHLNSYEALNEVVVSRGALARIVRLATYIDGGYMTTYAADGIIVATPTGSTAYALAVGGPILPPELKNILVIPIAPHLSLDRAIVLSQGASVRIEVSTDHRAMLTVDGQFEVAVMDGDNVRVTASAHVARFIRTRERTYFYRSLMKRLTINHGEETGE